GACAGACGCTTTCGGCGGTTCGACCGAAAACCGCGCCCGCTTCGTGCTGATGGTGCATGAGGCGATGCGCGAGGCCGTCGGCCCGGATTTCGTCATCGGCATCCGCTACGTCGTCGACGAAGGGGGGGAGGACGGGCTGCATATGGACGAAAGCATCGAAATCGCCCACATGCTGCAGCGCGAGGGCCATATCGATTTCTTCAACTGCATTTATGGCCGAATGGACAGCGATCTGCTGCTGACCGAACACAACATGCCAGGCATGTTCCAGCGCAGCGCTCCGTTCCTCAGCGAGGTGCGGCGCTTCCGGGCCGAGGTCGCGCTGCCGGTCATGCATGCCGCCGGCATCCGGGACGTCGCGACGGCGCGGCATGCCCTGCGCGAAGGCATCGCCGATCTGGTCGGCATGACGCGGGCGCATATCGCGGACCCACATCTGGTCGCGAAGATCCAGCGCGGCGAAGAAGATCGCATCCGGCCCTGTGTCGGTGCGTCCTATTGCCTGTATCGCAAGGCGCATTGCGTCCACAACCCCGCAACAACCCGCGAGACTACGCTGAGCCACGAGATCACGCCCGCCGATACGCCGCGCCGCGCGGTGGTGGTCGGCGGCGGACCAGCGGGGATGGAGGCCGCCCGCGTGCTGGCCGAACGCGGCCATCGTGTCACCCTGTTCGAGGCGGGAAGCAGGCTGGGCGGGCAGATCCTTATCGCTGCCAGCGCCGAAGGGCGGCAGGACCTTCTCGGCATCACCGAATGGCGCCGGAACGAGCTTGAGCGGCTGGCCGTGAACATTCGCCTGAATGTTTTTGCCGAAGCCGCCGAGATCACCGCCGAGAAGCCGGATATCGTCATCGTCGCCACCGGCGGCATCCCCGACCTGGACTGGCTGGATGGTGGCGAACATTGCACCAGTGTCTGGGACATGCTGTCCGGCCATGTCCCGGCGCAGGAAGACGTGCTGATTTATGACGGCACCGGCCGGCAGGCGGCACCCTCATGCGCGCTGAAGCTGGCGGCGGCAGGAAAGACGGTGACCTTCGTCACGCCCGACGCGGCCACGGCGGTCGAGATGCCGTATCAGGACACATCCAGCTTCCGCAAAAGGCTCTATCAGCAGGGCGTCACGCCCTTGGTAGATCACCGCCTGATCCGGGTGCGCCGCGAGGGAAATCACCTTGCCGCCGTCCTGTGCAACGAAATGACGGATCAGGAGCGCGTCATCGTCACCGCTCAGATAATCGTCGAACACGGCACGCTGCCGATGGACGGGGTGTTCCACGAACTGCGCACCGCATCCCTGAATGACGGGGTCACCGACATCGACCGCCTGCTGGCGGGCGACCCTCAGGATTTGCAGCCAGGCCGCTTCGCCCTGCATCGCATCGGCGATGCGGTGGCCAGCCGCGACCTGCATGCCTCGATCCTAGATGCCTACCGCTTGTGCAGCCGGCTTTAACCACAACGGAACAGGGAGCGGCAGGAATGAACGTTGGTGCAGAAATCAGCATTCTGGCGGGCTCCGCATTATCCCGCGGTGTTCAGGTGGCGCGGCGGGACACCGGCATGCCGAGGGCATCGTCACATCAACGTGAGCGAGGCAAGGGAAGAGGCCTGCAGCTGCCAACGGCAGCTACGACGCAGCCTTATGGACGCACGTCTCCTGCTGCCAGACGGCGAAGGCGTCAGCCCGATAGGTGCGATACTCAGCGGCGCTCACGCGATGTCGACGTGGGTGGGCGTGCTGGTATATGGGGCCATGGACGGAGAGGAATTGCTGGGCTTGGCGCGGTGACGTGAAGCGCTTCATCCGCCGCTCGTGTTGGCGGGTCGGTTGGTGTGAATTCTCGGCGCGGTTATTGAGATACCGACTTTGCCGGTGCTCGACTCCGGGGATGATCTTGGCCTTGGCGGCGGCATAGGACTTCAGTTTATCGGTGACGACGACACGCGGCACGTAGCGCAAGCCCTTCAGCAGCTTCTTGAAGAAACGCTCGGCGGCCTTGGTGTTGCGCCGGCTCTGCACCAGGATATCGAGCACCACGCCGTGCTGATCGACGGCGCGCCAGAGATAGTGCTGCACTCCATTGATTCTGATGAACACTTCGTTCAAGTGCCAATGATCGCCGGGCCGTGGGCGCCGACGGCGCAACCGGTTGGCAAAGGTCTGGGCGAACTTGCGACACCAGCGCCGAACCGTTTCGAATGAGACCTCGACACCGCGCTCGGACAGGAGCAATTCGACATCGCGGAAGCTGAGCGGGAACGAGTGGTACAGCCAAACGGCGTGCGCGATCCCCTCGGCTGGGAAGCGGTGGCAGTTGTGGGGATCGGGCTCGCGTTTCAATCCGCTAAAATGCACTGCGCACCTCCGGATGGCCAGCCTCGCGGTTTATGTGACGATGCCCCGTGAGATTATCCACTTTCAGCGCTGTGGATCGGTCGGCTTCAGACCCGCGCCTATGCGCGCGAGGGGGGAGTTGCTCGGCGCAGCGCCGTACGAAAGGCGCAGGCAGCAGGGCCAAGCGGGGTGTCGTTCCGATGTGCCAAGAATGCGTCTACAACGGCCTCGCCGTCGCGCCCAAGCGCCGAAGCCCGCACTCGCACCAGGCGCCCTTCGGCAAGATCGCGTTCCACCGCCCACCGCGGTAACCGCCCCCAACCGGCGCCCGCCAGGATCAGCGCCTGTTTGGTGTCCTGACCGCTGACCCGCCAGGTACCGGGCGACAGCACGCCGAAGTCGCGCCCCTCCGACAGGGGGGTAGGATCCGCCTGCACGATCTGCAGGTGGTCAGTCAGCTCCGTCGCTGTAACCTCCTCCCCAGCGCGGCTCCGCGCCGCCAGGGGGTGTGCCGCTGCGACCACAGCGACGAACGACAGCGACGACAGCGCCTCCAGTTCGATTCGCGGATCACGCAGATCGCGGCCGACGACGATCCCGACCGTGGCCTTCCCTTCGCACAGCGCGGCGAACGGTACGCCGAGCGGCCCGACCATCACTTCGACGCCGACCGCAGGGTAGGCGTCATGCAGCTCTTTCAAGGCGGCGCCGACCGCGGCTAGTGGAAACAAGCAATCCACCGCGATGGACAGCGAAAGTTCAACGCCTTCGCACATGCCGCGCGCCCGTGCCCGCAGGGAATCAACCTTCAACAGGATGGCACGCGCGTCGGCAAGCAATGCCCGCCCGCCCGGCGTGAGCACAGGTCGGTGGCCCGATCGGTCGAAAAGGGTAAGCCCGAGCTCAGCCTCCAGATTGGCCACCGCGTGGCTCACCGCTGATTGAACGCGCGACAAGCGGACAGCCGCGGCACGGAAGCTCCCGGCTTCCACCACCATGACGAAGGTGCGCATTTGGTCGAGCGTGAGTGCGTCCAGCATGATCGATCAGATCGATTAAACTCAGCAATCTTTTCACAGTTCCGCGCATCATGTCGAGATGGCATCTATGGCTTCCCACCACTGAATGAAACCACTGGGTGAGGAAGGTTCATGAGCAGGATCCTCGTTCTGTACTATTCCTCTTACGGCCACATTGGGGCCATGGCCGCTGCGATCGCCGAGGGCGCCCGGGAAGCCGGCGCCGAGGTCGTGGTGAAGCGGGTTCCGGAACTGGTACCGGAGGCGGTCGCCCAGGCAGCGGGATACGCGCCCGACCCAACGCCGGTCGCCACGGTGAACGAACTACCGGACTACGACGCGATCATCTTCGGCACGCCGACGCGCTTCGGAAACATGGCGTCGCAGATGAAGAACTTCCTGGACCAGACCGGCGGCCTATGGTTCCAGGACAAGCTCGTCGGGAAAATCGGCAGCGTGTTCACCTCGACCGGCAGCCAGCACGGCGGACAGGAATCTACGATCCTGTCGATGCATATCGTGCTGCTGCATCTGGGCATGCTGGTTGTTGGGCTGCCATACACCTTCAAGGGCCAAATGCGCATGGACGAGGTGACCGGCGGGTCGCCCTACGGCGCCTCGACGCTCGCCGACGATGGCCAGGGCGGCGATCGCCGGCCAAGCGCCAACGAACTTGACGGAGCCCGCTTTCAGGGGCGGCACGTGGCCGCACTCGCCATCGCGCTGGCTCATGGCCGCGAGCGACTGCGCACACCGTCCGGGAGGTAAGCGATGGACGCACTCCACACGCGGAATGACGCTCGCTGGCCGAGTATCCTGCTGATCGTGGGGGCGGGCGTGGTTTCGGCCTGCCAAGTCGGCAAGGCGCCCGCCGCGCTCGCCGCCATCCAGGCCGACCTCGCACTCGACCTCGGCACCGCATCCTGGCTGCTCTCCGCGTTCGCCATTGTCGGCGCGCTCACGGGCATCACCATCGGCGTGGCGGTGGATCACGTCGGCGCCCGGTTCATGGCGCTCGGTGGGCTCCTCCTGCAGGGCGGAGGCAGCGCCATCGGCGCCTTGGCGAATGATGCGCCGCTACTCCTGGCCATGCGCGCAGTCGAGGGGGTCGGATTCCTGGCGGTGAGTGTAGCGGGACCGACCCTGATTGTCGCGGTCGCGCGATCCAGCGACCACAGTCGGGCTATGGCCATGTGGGGCACCTTCATGCCGATTGGCATGTCCGCGGTATTGATTGCAACGCCACTGCTGGACGCCTTGGGGTGGCGCGGCTTCTGGCTGGTGAACGCAGCCCTGCTGATTGGCTATGCTGCTCTGCTGGTGCCGGCCACGCGTGGCATTCCAGCCCGCATGGTTCCCGTGCGGAGCATCGCCCGTGTTGTTCGGTTGGCACTGTCCGCTAGCGGGCCATGGCTCCTTGCCGGGCTTTTCGCCTTCTTCGCGGCGGCCTACTTCGCGGTGTTCGCGTTTCTACCGGCAATCCTGTCCGAACGGTTGTCCGTGGACACCAGGATGGGCGGTCAGCTCACCGGGATTGCGGTATCGGTCAATGCGCTCGGCAATCTTGCCTGCGGCGCCCTGTTGTCGAGGGGTGTGGCTCACCGCACGATCCTACTGGTCGGCTTTGGAGCAATGGCCGTATGCAGCATTGGCGTTTTGAGTGGCGCGTTGTCCGGCGCTCTTGTCTATACCGCCAGCATCGTCTTCTCCGCTCTTGCCGGGCTGATCCCGGTCGCGCTGATCCACTCCGCGCCACGGATGGCGCCCTGCCCCGAGTTGATCGGGGCGACCATCGGTTTCCTGATGCAAGGGAACAACGCCGGGCTCGTCTTCGGCCCGGCTGCAGCGGGTGCACTGGCGGTGGCCCATGGCTGGCCGACAGTGTCCCTCCTGGTCGTAAGCCTCGCCACTGCCGCCAGCCTACTCGCAGTCTCGCTGCATCTGCAGCAATGCAAAGCTAGGACACGGCCCAGTTCGGTGAGGCACCCGGCTGCGGTAGATGAACTGTAGCCAGAGCTTACGGTTCCACATTGCCTTCGGCTGGCGTAGCCGGCTTGCTTCCAGATGCGCCCCCTCAGGACTTTGGTGCACAAATTGGCGCGAGGGCGGAGTTCACCGGCGGCCAGGGGTGCTCAGGTGACCTTGCGGGTGGTCGGCATGCCCAAGCTGGTCGTCATGTTCTTGACCTTGCAGCCGACGGTGGCCTCGACCTTCCGGGCAGGCAGAGTGCGAGCAAGGAGGCTGTGCCCGATCAGTTGCTTGTAGCGCATCGTGGCCACCTCGCCCAAGGAGCGGTGGCCGTAGTGGACCGCCCGCTGCCAGCCCAGCCGACCGCGCTCGTTGATCAACTGGATGTGGGGATCGCGTTGGCTGGGGGTGTCGGCAGCGGTCTCGCTCGGCATCGCGGTGGAACGCGGCGGAATGATCACCTTGGCGTCGGGTATGTGGGCGGCGACAGCGCGGTAGACCGGCTCACCGTCATATGCGCCGTCCGCCAGCACCGTGCCGAACGGGCGCTTGATCTGGTCGAGCAGCGGGCCGACCAGCGAGGCATCGCCGTCCTGCATGGTCGTCAGCTTCGAGGCGAGGATGTCTCCGGTATCGGGATCGACCGCCAAGTGGAGCTTTCTCCAGTTCCGATGCGCCGTGCAGCCGTGCTTTTCCAGGTGCCACTCCCCGGTGCCGAACACCTTCAACCCGGTGGCATCGATCACAACGCTCACCAGCCCCTCCGCCTTCGCCAGGGCAGTCGCCACCGCGAGGTTGGCGCGGCGTCGGGAGAAAGTCATGTGATCGGGAACCGGCGGGTCGAGGTCGACCAAGCGCATAAGCGAGCCCAAGATGCCTTCGGTTTGCCGCCACGGCCAGCCAAACGCGAGGCGCAGCATCAGCCCAACCTCATTGGCGATGTCCGAGTAGCGCGCCGGCCGGCCACGCCGGCCTCCACGCGGCGATTGCCTCGGGTGTCACCCAGATGGTCAGTGCCCGCGCCAACGCAGTGCCGCGTCGTACGTCATCCAATTCTCGACGCGGTAGCGGGCCTTCGGAATGCGGTGGCGACGGTTCCTGTTGGCTTTGTACGGCATGTGGCTCTCGGCGTCAGGGGGACGCCTCTATACCGGCCCGGTACTTCGCCCGCCAACCGTCAATCGAATTGCGCACCAACGTCGCCCGTTACGGCATCTAGGCGTGTTGAGGCGTCTCTGAGTCAGCGTTCGCGCCGGTAGTGCATGGCGACGGCGCCTTTACGGAGCGGCTTCACCGAGACCAACTCGAGTCGTCGCGAACTGGGCAGCCCGCCCTGGTACAGAGTCGGCCCGTGGCCAACGATCCTGGGATGAACGAGGAACTTATACTCGTCGATCAGATCCAGCCGATCCAGCTCAGTTGCGAGTTTGCCGCTACCAACGAGTACGCCCGCCGGAGTCGCGTCCTTGAGCCTTTGCACGCCTGTCCGCAGGTCGCCGGCGATGTGGTGGCTGTTGGTCCAAGGGAAGTCCTTTCGTGTCGATGACACCACGTACTTCGGCTTGGCTTCTAACTTGACCGCCCACTCGCGTATCGCCGGCGGCGCCTCCACCTCCCCGCGGGCGACCGCCGGCCAATAGCCCTCCATCATCTCGTAGGTGAGGCGGCCCCACAGCATCGCCCCGCCCTCGTCCATGAGGCCGGTGAAAAACGCGTGGGTCTCGTCGTCAGCGATTCCCTCTTGGTGGTCGACGCAGCCATCCAAAGTTACGTTTATGACGAAGGTTAAAAGTCCCATGTGGCGAGCCTGAGCAATTTGAGCACAAAGATCTACAGCGATCGCTCCCGTATGAAGTTCGGTCCACAATACGCCACTTTGTAGGATTGTTCCTACATTTCGTTTGGTAGCTCTCGCTCTGATGTAGTATTGTAAAATCCTCATAATATCTTGAGTGGATAGCATGGGCCGTATGATATCCAGCAGAGAGTTCAATCAGAACCCAAGCAAAGCGAAGCGAGCAGCCGAGGATGGTCCGGTGATCGTCACCGATCGCGGGGAGCCGGCTTTCGTGCTGCTGCGCTACGACACCTATCAACGCCTGTCGGGCGAACAGGGCGGTTCCATCGTCGAGTTGCTGCGCCAGGAGGATGCCAGTGCCGACGTCGATTTCGAGCCGGCGCGGATCGACGACATAGCCCGGCCGGCGGTGCTGGACTGATGTTCCTGCTCGACACCAACGCCATTTCCGAACTGCGGCGGCCGGTGCGGGCCCACCCCGGCCTGCTCGCCTGGGCGGGCGGCGTGTCGCCGGCCGACCTATTTTTTCCCGCCATCACCCTGTTCAAGGTCGAGCTGGGCGCAGGGCAGGTCGGCCGCCGGGATGCCGCCCAAGGGGCGGTGCTGCGCGCCTGGATCGACACCCAGGTGATACCGGCCTTCCGTGGCCGCATCCTGCCGGTGGATGCCGAGGTGGCTCAGCGCTGTGCGACGCTCCACGTTCCTGACCCTCGGCCACAGGGCGACAGCCTGATCGCGGCCACCGCGCTCGTTCATCGCTTGACCGTCGTGACCCGCAACGTGCGTGATTTCGAGCCGATGGGCGTTGCACTGCTCAACCCCTGGATCAGCAACTGACCCCCTCCAGCCTTTCCAGAAACCGCCCGTCGCCAAGAGACTGTCCGACACGGCCGACAGCAATCTGATCGCTCTTTCTTCCTTGTCTGAGGTGGACCGCAGGCAGGTAAGTGACATGTCGCGAGGGATCGGACCTGCCGCGCTACTCCGTCTCGAACGGCCATGCTGGTAAAACGAGAGGGGCTTGTCTCAGCGACTTGTCCACGCGCGGGGCCGTCAGCCCTGGCGTCCTGCGCAACAACGCCGGTCGGCTTAAGCAGCTGAACTTATTGGGCAGGTTTGACATCGTCCAGCTTGCGGAGAGCGCGACGATCACCAGCGCTGGCGCGCACGCCTGAGCGGCCAGGATGTGTCGCTCTAAAGTAGTGAAAACACTACTCACTCATTGACGCAGGCCAGCACTGTTCATATAGTAGTGAGATCACTACAAGGAAGCTGAGATGCGTCGCACCGTATCCGCAGCCGACGCCAATCGGCATTTCTCCGAGATCCTCGGGCAAGCCATCATCGGGCACACCGTGATCATCACCAAGCGTGGACAGCCGGTGGCGCAGTTGGCGCCTTATGATCGGTCTGCCGCCAAAACCGATGGCGGCTCGGCTTGGAACCGTCTGTTCCAGACGCTGGAAGATGGCGTGGACCTCGGGGACGAGCGGTTTGACCGTGACGCCCTTTATGACCGGTAACCGCCATGCGCTTCACGCTCGACACGAACATCTTGGTCTACGCGGTCGACCGATCCGCCGGGAAGCGGCACCATCAGGCTGTTAGCTTGATCCACCGCCTCCCTGGCCGGGACTGCGTGTTGACGCTCCAATCTCTGGCAGAGCTCTTCCGCACCCTCACCGGCGCGAAGCAGGGCATCCCGCCGGGGCGAGCAACAGAAATTGTCCAGCAGTGGCGCGACATATTGCCGGTGGTGGCGGCGGACGACGCGTGCCTCACGGACGCCATGGACGCAGTTACCCACCATGGCTGGTCGTTTTGGGATGCGATGATCTGGGCGACAGCAAAGCGTCACGAGTGCCGGCTCCTCCTGTCGGAAGATGGTCAGGCCGGTCGTACGCTGGGTGGAGTCACCATCATCAACCCGTTTGCCGATGGCCCGCAGCCTCTTCTTGATCAGGCGCTGGGCGTGAACTGAACGCGATCTGCCGTTTGTTAAGTGAACGCCAGTTGCCGATGCATGCACATGGTCCAGGTCTCTTCCTCGCCAAGACAGGGGCCACCCGCAAGTACGTTCTGCCGTCCAGCTCGGATGGTGGTGGCCATGGGGCAATGGGCAGGCGAACCCTGGCCCCGGGTCCGCGGCCTCGCGATGTCTTGCGTCTTGCTCCGGGTCAGGTGTGCGGCCTCTAGTTTGGCCATCTCCTCAGCCACCAACCGCTCATGCTCATGGAACAGGTTCAGCGCGACATTGGTGCAGAGCTCAGCACGTTGACGGACTCCGCCCTGGGCAGTTGGCGTTCAGACGACCTTGCGGGAAACCGGCATCCTGAGGCCGGTCATGATGTTGAGGACCTGGCAGCCGACGCGGGCCTCGACCTTCTGCGTCGGCAGAGTCCGGGCGTGCAGGCCGCGGCCGATCAACTGCTTGTACCTCAGCATCGCGACCTCGCCCAAGGAGCGGCGTCCGTAGCGGACCGCCCGCTGCCAGCCCAGCCGACCGCGCTCGTTGATCAACTGGATGTGGCGATCGCGTTGGCTGGGGGTGGTGTCGGCCGTGTCGCTCGGCACCGCCGTCGAGCGCGGTGGAATGATCACCGCCGCGACCGGGCTGTGGGCGACCACGGTCCGATAAATCGGGTCCCCATCGTAGAGGCCGTCCGCGATAACGGTCGCGATCGGGCGCATGATCTGATCGAGCAAGGGGCCGACCAAAGAGGCGTCGCCCTCGTCCGTGGCGGTCAGCGTGGACGCGAGGATCTCGCCGGTATCTGGGTCAACACCCGGATGCAGTTTCCGCCACGTCCGATGCGCCGTGCATTTCCAGGTGCCACTCCCCGGTGCCGAACACCTTCAACCCGGTGGCATCGATCAGAACGCTCACCAGCCCCTCCACCGTCGCCAGGGCGGTCGCCACCGCTGGGCGACCGGGCCCAACACGGGGGCAAGCCGAAGCCGGGAGCCACCTTGCAGGAAATGATCGACCGGGGTCTGCTCACCCCGGACGACGATGGAGCCCATTGGCTGACGGCCCGCTTTACCGACATGGGCATCGCGGCATTGCGACGTATAGACGGCGACAAGAGGGCATTGCCGCCTGAAAAAATACCGACAGCTCCTCCACAAGCTTGGAGTGGGGCGCCTGGTGGACGATAATGGGCCGGTGGGTCCGTCGCTGAGACGGCCTGCGCTCTATACCCGTAAAGGAAAACAGAAAGTGATGTTGAACACGGACTTCGGCGAACCCCTCGACAAGCTCTGCCCGAAGTGCGGGAGCGCAAACCTCATCCACAGCGTGGAAGCGCAGGCGGTCCGTTTCCCCTATGGGCCCGGGGACGTCCTGATGGCGACCGTCGATGTGCAGGTCCCTGTTACCACGTGCGGCGCCTGCGGGGACGCCTGGACTGATGCCCGAGCAGAGAGCGTCCGGGAGGAAGCCGTCTTGCAGCGCCTTGCTGAGTTGAAGGCCTGAGAGGTCTGCCGCAACTGAGAAGCTGTTTGCGGAAGTTATGCGCGGACCTCCTGGGGAACGAGCCGCTTTAGGCGCCGTGCGAG
The Azospirillum sp. TSA2s DNA segment above includes these coding regions:
- a CDS encoding FAD-dependent oxidoreductase → MLRRAIPSAYTPCKFYQASCLRTAASSLGVVPAPACPQGTSRRSSMQFADRSNTWTSDPLLSPFRLGGLLLRNRIVSTSHASMLDEGGMPTERYQRYHEEKAKGGIAMTMIGGSAMTSRDSSWGGGQLNLSSDAILPHLGATAQRIHDHGAAIMCQVSHLGRRATALGSGWLPAIAPSRIRETRTRSFPKEMDRADIDRVVADYAAAARRCKQAGLDGVETLTGGHLMGQFLSPRTNLRTDAFGGSTENRARFVLMVHEAMREAVGPDFVIGIRYVVDEGGEDGLHMDESIEIAHMLQREGHIDFFNCIYGRMDSDLLLTEHNMPGMFQRSAPFLSEVRRFRAEVALPVMHAAGIRDVATARHALREGIADLVGMTRAHIADPHLVAKIQRGEEDRIRPCVGASYCLYRKAHCVHNPATTRETTLSHEITPADTPRRAVVVGGGPAGMEAARVLAERGHRVTLFEAGSRLGGQILIAASAEGRQDLLGITEWRRNELERLAVNIRLNVFAEAAEITAEKPDIVIVATGGIPDLDWLDGGEHCTSVWDMLSGHVPAQEDVLIYDGTGRQAAPSCALKLAAAGKTVTFVTPDAATAVEMPYQDTSSFRKRLYQQGVTPLVDHRLIRVRREGNHLAAVLCNEMTDQERVIVTAQIIVEHGTLPMDGVFHELRTASLNDGVTDIDRLLAGDPQDLQPGRFALHRIGDAVASRDLHASILDAYRLCSRL
- a CDS encoding type II toxin-antitoxin system VapC family toxin, with the protein product MFLLDTNAISELRRPVRAHPGLLAWAGGVSPADLFFPAITLFKVELGAGQVGRRDAAQGAVLRAWIDTQVIPAFRGRILPVDAEVAQRCATLHVPDPRPQGDSLIAATALVHRLTVVTRNVRDFEPMGVALLNPWISN
- a CDS encoding IS6 family transposase codes for the protein MKREPDPHNCHRFPAEGIAHAVWLYHSFPLSFRDVELLLSERGVEVSFETVRRWCRKFAQTFANRLRRRRPRPGDHWHLNEVFIRINGVQHYLWRAVDQHGVVLDILVQSRRNTKAAERFFKKLLKGLRYVPRVVVTDKLKSYAAAKAKIIPGVEHRQSRYLNNRAENSHQPTRQHERRMKRFTSPRQAQQFLSVHGPIYQHAHPRRHRVSAAEYRTYRADAFAVWQQETCVHKAAS
- a CDS encoding type II toxin-antitoxin system Phd/YefM family antitoxin, which produces MRRTVSAADANRHFSEILGQAIIGHTVIITKRGQPVAQLAPYDRSAAKTDGGSAWNRLFQTLEDGVDLGDERFDRDALYDR
- a CDS encoding type II toxin-antitoxin system Phd/YefM family antitoxin, which codes for MISSREFNQNPSKAKRAAEDGPVIVTDRGEPAFVLLRYDTYQRLSGEQGGSIVELLRQEDASADVDFEPARIDDIARPAVLD
- a CDS encoding PIN domain-containing protein, which produces MRFTLDTNILVYAVDRSAGKRHHQAVSLIHRLPGRDCVLTLQSLAELFRTLTGAKQGIPPGRATEIVQQWRDILPVVAADDACLTDAMDAVTHHGWSFWDAMIWATAKRHECRLLLSEDGQAGRTLGGVTIINPFADGPQPLLDQALGVN
- a CDS encoding dihydrofolate reductase family protein gives rise to the protein MGLLTFVINVTLDGCVDHQEGIADDETHAFFTGLMDEGGAMLWGRLTYEMMEGYWPAVARGEVEAPPAIREWAVKLEAKPKYVVSSTRKDFPWTNSHHIAGDLRTGVQRLKDATPAGVLVGSGKLATELDRLDLIDEYKFLVHPRIVGHGPTLYQGGLPSSRRLELVSVKPLRKGAVAMHYRRER
- a CDS encoding LysR family transcriptional regulator, which codes for MLDALTLDQMRTFVMVVEAGSFRAAAVRLSRVQSAVSHAVANLEAELGLTLFDRSGHRPVLTPGGRALLADARAILLKVDSLRARARGMCEGVELSLSIAVDCLFPLAAVGAALKELHDAYPAVGVEVMVGPLGVPFAALCEGKATVGIVVGRDLRDPRIELEALSSLSFVAVVAAAHPLAARSRAGEEVTATELTDHLQIVQADPTPLSEGRDFGVLSPGTWRVSGQDTKQALILAGAGWGRLPRWAVERDLAEGRLVRVRASALGRDGEAVVDAFLAHRNDTPLGPAACAFRTALRRATPPSRA
- a CDS encoding MFS transporter codes for the protein MDALHTRNDARWPSILLIVGAGVVSACQVGKAPAALAAIQADLALDLGTASWLLSAFAIVGALTGITIGVAVDHVGARFMALGGLLLQGGGSAIGALANDAPLLLAMRAVEGVGFLAVSVAGPTLIVAVARSSDHSRAMAMWGTFMPIGMSAVLIATPLLDALGWRGFWLVNAALLIGYAALLVPATRGIPARMVPVRSIARVVRLALSASGPWLLAGLFAFFAAAYFAVFAFLPAILSERLSVDTRMGGQLTGIAVSVNALGNLACGALLSRGVAHRTILLVGFGAMAVCSIGVLSGALSGALVYTASIVFSALAGLIPVALIHSAPRMAPCPELIGATIGFLMQGNNAGLVFGPAAAGALAVAHGWPTVSLLVVSLATAASLLAVSLHLQQCKARTRPSSVRHPAAVDEL
- the wrbA gene encoding NAD(P)H:quinone oxidoreductase — encoded protein: MSRILVLYYSSYGHIGAMAAAIAEGAREAGAEVVVKRVPELVPEAVAQAAGYAPDPTPVATVNELPDYDAIIFGTPTRFGNMASQMKNFLDQTGGLWFQDKLVGKIGSVFTSTGSQHGGQESTILSMHIVLLHLGMLVVGLPYTFKGQMRMDEVTGGSPYGASTLADDGQGGDRRPSANELDGARFQGRHVAALAIALAHGRERLRTPSGR